One region of Pagrus major chromosome 5, Pma_NU_1.0 genomic DNA includes:
- the klhl22 gene encoding kelch-like protein 22 isoform X2 — protein sequence MKPEHQCPAMAEDGEVSPVGGRAGSSGRPGRQTYTSSAHFRSLLDGLLALRQSGILYDVVLLVEGRPIQAHRILLAASCDYFRGMFAGGLRETQQQEIPIHGVSYMAMKKILDYIYTSEIELDLECVQEVLTAATLVQLEIVMGFCCDFLFSWLDESNILEVHHLADVYGLQQLNTRVHSYILRNIQTLSRTDVYRQLPQEEVFRALSSNELQVNSENEVYEAALHYHYSPEQVETDQVYLQDNLKMLDAVRFCLMEKQVLQRLHGRLNQCPLKDSVSAALRYHEQELWQPVQQTPLTQPRSTFDCILGFGGMFSSNSLADSEHLFQVFHPSWGEWRTLTAAHAPRMSNQGIAVLNNFVYLIGGDMNSNGFRAETRCWRYDPRHNSWCSIQPLQKQHADHCVCVLGGHIYAIGGRDYSNQLDSVERYDPHTNTWEFVSPLKREVYAHAGTVLDGKMYITCGRRGDAYLNETYCFDPAANSWTECADGPVERAWHGMAAVNGRVYVIGGSNDKCSYRRDVLKVGCFDPEANSWSLVTPLPAGHGEPGIAVLDSRIFVLGGRSHDKGNRMKYVHVYNADEDEWESGTEFKERVSGLAACVVLMPLAVMAEARSWEQRTKASWEDMDMDNSEDSSED from the exons ATGAAGCCTGAACACCAGTGTCCTGCCATGGCTGAGGATGGAGAGGTGAGTCCGGTGGGAGGACGCGCTGGATCTTCGGGCCGCCCGGGCCGTCAGACCTACACAAGCTCAGCCCATTTCCGCAGCCTGCTGGACGGACTGCTGGCTCTGAGACAGAGCGGCATCCTGTACGatgtggtgctgctggtggagggTCGACCCATCCAGGCCCACCGGATACTTCTGGCAGCCTCCTGCGATTACTTCAG GGGAATGTTTGCTGGAGGCCTTCGGgagacacaacaacaggaaatcCCAATTCACGGCGTCTCGTACAtggccatgaaaaagatcctTGACTACATCTACACGTCAGAGATCGAGTTGGATCTGGAGTGTGTGCAGGAAGTCCTGACAGCTGCCACGCTAGTACAG CTTGAGATTGTCATGGGCTTCTGCTGTGATTTCCTTTTCTCCTGGCTGGACGAGAGCAACATCTTAGAGGTGCATCATCTCGCCGACGTCTACGGACTGCAACAGCTCAACACCAGGGTCCACTCCTACATCCTCAGGAACATCCAGACTCTGTCTCGAACCGATGTGTACCGACAGCTCCCCCAGGAGGAAGTGTTCAGAGCGCTGAGCAGCAACGAGCTGCAGGTGAACAGTGAGAACGAGGTGTACGAGGCGGCTCTTCACTACCACTACAGTCCCGAGCAGGTGGAGACTGACCAGGTGTACTTGCAG GACAATCTCAAGATGCTCGACGCCGTGCGTTTCTGTCTGATGGAGAAACAGGTGTTGCAGAGGCTGCACGGCAGACTGAACCAGTGTCCACTGAAGGACTCTGTGTCCGCCGCCCTGCGGTACCACGAGCAGGAGCTGTGGCAGCCCGTCCAGCAGACTCCGCTCACCCAGCCTCGCTCCACCTTCGACTGTATTCTGGGTTTTGGGGGGATGTTCAGCTCCAACTCCCTCGCAGACAGCGAGCATTTGTTTCAGGTGTTCCACCCGAGCTGGGGGGAGTGGAGGACTCTGACTGCAGCTCACGCCCCCCGAATGTCCAACCAGGGCATCGCCGTGCTCAACAACTTTGTTTATCTTATCGGAGGAGACATGAACAGCAATGGGTTTCGTGCAGAGACTCGCTGCTGGAG ATACGACCCTCGACACAACAGCTGGTGCTCCATCCAGCCTCTGCAGAAGCAGCACGCtgaccactgtgtgtgtgtgctgggcgGCCATATTTACGCCATCGGAGGGCGGGACTACAGTAACCAGCTGGACTCGGTGGAGCGCTACGACCCTCACACCAACACCTGGGAGTTTGTCTCACCCCTGAAGAGAGAG GTGTACGCTCACGCTGGAACGGTGCTGGATGGGAAGATGTACATCACCTGTGGGCGCAGAGGGGATGCGTACCTCAATGAGACCTACTGTTTCGACCCAGCGGCCAATAGTTGGACAGAGTGCGCCGACGGGCCGGTGGAGCGGGCGTGGCACGGCATGGCTGCCGTTAACGGACGTGTTTATGTGATTGGTGGAAGCAACGATAAGTGCAGTTATCGGCGTGACGTCCTGAAG gtGGGGTGCTTCGACCCTGAAGCCAACTCTTGGTCTTTAGTGACCCCCCTCCCCGCTGGACATGGAGAACCAGGCATAGCCGTGCTGGACAGTCGCATCTTCGTCCTGGGAGGACGCTCTCACGACAAAGGCAACAGGATGAAATACGTCCACGTGTACAACGCCGACGAGGACGAGTGGGAGAGCGGCACAGAGTTCAAGGAGCGCGTCTCCGGCCTGGCAGCCTGCGTCGTGCTCATGCCCCTCGCTGTGATGGCCGAGGCCAGGAGCTGGGAGCAGCGCACCAAGGCATCATGGGAGGACATGGACATGGACAACTCGGAGGACTCTAGTGAGGACTGA
- the klhl22 gene encoding kelch-like protein 22 isoform X1 codes for MKPEHQCPAMAEDGEVSPVGGRAGSSGRPGRQTYTSSAHFRSLLDGLLALRQSGILYDVVLLVEGRPIQAHRILLAASCDYFRGMFAGGLRETQQQEIPIHGVSYMAMKKILDYIYTSEIELDLECVQEVLTAATLVQLEIVMGFCCDFLFSWLDESNILEVHHLADVYGLQQLNTRVHSYILRNIQTLSRTDVYRQLPQEEVFRALSSNELQVNSENEVYEAALHYHYSPEQVETDQVYLQVSPKDNLKMLDAVRFCLMEKQVLQRLHGRLNQCPLKDSVSAALRYHEQELWQPVQQTPLTQPRSTFDCILGFGGMFSSNSLADSEHLFQVFHPSWGEWRTLTAAHAPRMSNQGIAVLNNFVYLIGGDMNSNGFRAETRCWRYDPRHNSWCSIQPLQKQHADHCVCVLGGHIYAIGGRDYSNQLDSVERYDPHTNTWEFVSPLKREVYAHAGTVLDGKMYITCGRRGDAYLNETYCFDPAANSWTECADGPVERAWHGMAAVNGRVYVIGGSNDKCSYRRDVLKVGCFDPEANSWSLVTPLPAGHGEPGIAVLDSRIFVLGGRSHDKGNRMKYVHVYNADEDEWESGTEFKERVSGLAACVVLMPLAVMAEARSWEQRTKASWEDMDMDNSEDSSED; via the exons ATGAAGCCTGAACACCAGTGTCCTGCCATGGCTGAGGATGGAGAGGTGAGTCCGGTGGGAGGACGCGCTGGATCTTCGGGCCGCCCGGGCCGTCAGACCTACACAAGCTCAGCCCATTTCCGCAGCCTGCTGGACGGACTGCTGGCTCTGAGACAGAGCGGCATCCTGTACGatgtggtgctgctggtggagggTCGACCCATCCAGGCCCACCGGATACTTCTGGCAGCCTCCTGCGATTACTTCAG GGGAATGTTTGCTGGAGGCCTTCGGgagacacaacaacaggaaatcCCAATTCACGGCGTCTCGTACAtggccatgaaaaagatcctTGACTACATCTACACGTCAGAGATCGAGTTGGATCTGGAGTGTGTGCAGGAAGTCCTGACAGCTGCCACGCTAGTACAG CTTGAGATTGTCATGGGCTTCTGCTGTGATTTCCTTTTCTCCTGGCTGGACGAGAGCAACATCTTAGAGGTGCATCATCTCGCCGACGTCTACGGACTGCAACAGCTCAACACCAGGGTCCACTCCTACATCCTCAGGAACATCCAGACTCTGTCTCGAACCGATGTGTACCGACAGCTCCCCCAGGAGGAAGTGTTCAGAGCGCTGAGCAGCAACGAGCTGCAGGTGAACAGTGAGAACGAGGTGTACGAGGCGGCTCTTCACTACCACTACAGTCCCGAGCAGGTGGAGACTGACCAGGTGTACTTGCAGGTCAGTCCTAAG GACAATCTCAAGATGCTCGACGCCGTGCGTTTCTGTCTGATGGAGAAACAGGTGTTGCAGAGGCTGCACGGCAGACTGAACCAGTGTCCACTGAAGGACTCTGTGTCCGCCGCCCTGCGGTACCACGAGCAGGAGCTGTGGCAGCCCGTCCAGCAGACTCCGCTCACCCAGCCTCGCTCCACCTTCGACTGTATTCTGGGTTTTGGGGGGATGTTCAGCTCCAACTCCCTCGCAGACAGCGAGCATTTGTTTCAGGTGTTCCACCCGAGCTGGGGGGAGTGGAGGACTCTGACTGCAGCTCACGCCCCCCGAATGTCCAACCAGGGCATCGCCGTGCTCAACAACTTTGTTTATCTTATCGGAGGAGACATGAACAGCAATGGGTTTCGTGCAGAGACTCGCTGCTGGAG ATACGACCCTCGACACAACAGCTGGTGCTCCATCCAGCCTCTGCAGAAGCAGCACGCtgaccactgtgtgtgtgtgctgggcgGCCATATTTACGCCATCGGAGGGCGGGACTACAGTAACCAGCTGGACTCGGTGGAGCGCTACGACCCTCACACCAACACCTGGGAGTTTGTCTCACCCCTGAAGAGAGAG GTGTACGCTCACGCTGGAACGGTGCTGGATGGGAAGATGTACATCACCTGTGGGCGCAGAGGGGATGCGTACCTCAATGAGACCTACTGTTTCGACCCAGCGGCCAATAGTTGGACAGAGTGCGCCGACGGGCCGGTGGAGCGGGCGTGGCACGGCATGGCTGCCGTTAACGGACGTGTTTATGTGATTGGTGGAAGCAACGATAAGTGCAGTTATCGGCGTGACGTCCTGAAG gtGGGGTGCTTCGACCCTGAAGCCAACTCTTGGTCTTTAGTGACCCCCCTCCCCGCTGGACATGGAGAACCAGGCATAGCCGTGCTGGACAGTCGCATCTTCGTCCTGGGAGGACGCTCTCACGACAAAGGCAACAGGATGAAATACGTCCACGTGTACAACGCCGACGAGGACGAGTGGGAGAGCGGCACAGAGTTCAAGGAGCGCGTCTCCGGCCTGGCAGCCTGCGTCGTGCTCATGCCCCTCGCTGTGATGGCCGAGGCCAGGAGCTGGGAGCAGCGCACCAAGGCATCATGGGAGGACATGGACATGGACAACTCGGAGGACTCTAGTGAGGACTGA
- the tbx16 gene encoding T-box transcription factor 16 — protein MQSIRDLKPNFSGPPPSSMAAGPDAYLQGNIRMTLEDPDLWKTFHEIGTEMIITKPGRRMFPHCKVNLSGLIPCVKYILLVDMVPEDGFRYKWNKERWEVAGKAEPQLPCRTYLHPDSPAPGSHWMKQSVSFLKLKLTNNTLDQHGHIILHSMHRYHPRFHIVQADDMFSVRWSVFQTFTFPETSFTAVTAYQNTKITKLKIDHNPFAKGFRDEGTNKKRRATKNPACLEKRARMSDVLSRDSEEDSPPDFCRSSYEGYDGEEADLPKRKEGDSVKEEGYSPWAADRDHRVRTESPAGADPRDMYNAEQLVPAPASYQPYRAHDYGKSPSPSSSIGSSNGGSGRSSSFESRVPDVATVPDHNSSKQRTHEVGPSPCGPQHLPGPQDYTGVLNMTMAPAGKPGVIGHHIYSPYGAEQPLGQWSGPGPAQYPPPPHHLTADYTAQAVHHGYHHGNVAEWSQYPLFSYSCW, from the exons ATGCAGTCCATCAGAG ACTTGAAGCCAAACTTCAGCGGCCCTCCTCCGTCCTCCATGGCTGCCGGCCCTGACGCGTATCTCCAGGGCAACATCAGGATGACTCTGGAGGACCCTGACCTGTGGAAGACCTTCCATGAAATAGGAACAGAGATGATCATCACCAAACCGGGCAG GAGGATGTTTCCACACTGCAAAGTGAATCTTTCTGGTCTTATTCCATGTGTCAAGTACATCCTGCTGGTGGACATGGTCCCTGAGGATGGATTCAGGTATAAG TGGAATAAAGAGAGATGGGAGGTGGCGGGCAAAGCGGAGCCCCAGCTGCCCTGCAGGACCTACCTCCACCCCGACTCTCCGGCCCCGGGGAGCCACTGGATGAAGCAGTCCGTCTCCTTCCTCAAGCTCAAGCTCACCAACAACACGCTCGACCAGCACGGACAT ATCATTTTGCACTCCATGCATCGCTACCACCCGCGCTTCCACATCGTCCAGGCTGACGACATGTTCAGCGTCCGCTGGAGCGTTTTCCAGACCTTCACCTTCCCTGAGACTTCCTTCACAGCCGTCACAGCCTACCAGAACACCAAG ATCACAAAGCTGAAGATCGATCACAACCCGTTCGCCAAAGGTTTCCGAGATGAAGGCACGAATAAAAAAAG ACGTGCTACCAAGAACCCAGCCTGTCTGGAGAAACGAGCCAGGATGTCGGACGTTTTGAGCCGGGACTCTGAGGAGGACAGTCCACCAG ATTTCTGCAGGTCGTCGTATGAAGGTTACGACGGAGAGGAAGCAGACCTGCCCAAAAGGAAAGAGGGCGACTCCGTCAAAGAGGAGGGATACTCCCCGTGGGCCGCTGACAGGGACCACAGAGTGAGGACCGAGTCTCCTGCTGGTGCCGACCCGAGAGACATGTACAACGCAGAGCAGCTGGTtcctgctccagcttcataCCAGCCGTACAG ggCCCACGACTACGGGAAGTCTCCCTCGCCGTCCTCCAGCATCGGCAGCAGCAACGGCGGATCAGGACGCAGCAGCAGCTTCGAGTCCAGAGTCCCCGACGTCGCCACCGTCCCCGACCACAACTCTTCGAAGCAGCGCACGCACGAGGTGGGTCCTTCACCCTGCGGTCCGCAGCACCTCCCCGGCCCTCAGGACTACACCGGGGTCCTCAACATGACCATGGCCCCCGCCGGCAAACCGGGAGTGATCGGCCACCACATCTACAGCCCGTACGGTGCCGAGCAGCCTCTGGGTCAGTGGAGCGGGCCCGGTCCTGCCCAGTACCCCCCGCCTCCTCACCACCTGACCGCCGACTACACCGCACAAGCTGTTCACCACGGCTATCACCATGGCAACGTGGCTGAGTGGAGCCAGTACCCGCTGTTCTCTTATTCCTGCTGGTGA